DNA from Triticum aestivum cultivar Chinese Spring chromosome 7D, IWGSC CS RefSeq v2.1, whole genome shotgun sequence:
ttttttgagggcttGAAAAGTTTGATTATTGCACTTCCTTTTTTTTTTGTAAAACCATGAGTACCTTGTTGAGCTTGACCCTAGGATCTACGATGTTCCCGGACTTGTCGGAACGCAGGTACTGGCCGGCGATGTGATATATGAGGGTCTCGAATCCCCGCTGATCGGCGACAAAGTTGGCGTCATCCCcgaagtcggcgaaggtggccgtcGGCTCGGTGCCCTGCAGGCTGGTGACGCGCGGCGGCTCGGCGAACTCGTAGTCGTACCTGAAGTAGTCGAGCACCATGTCCACCGGCGTCGCCGGCCCGTTCGGCTGGCTGCACGCACACAGAGACAAGGGATCAAGCAAACCATGCATGACTGCCATGATGCATGCATATGCAGTAGGAGTAGGTAGCTACGTACTGGTTGAAGAGGCGCTGCATGGCCAAGATGGAGATGTCGTCGCGGCCGCTGGGATCCATCTCCGCGGCGAGCTTGCCGCCCAGCTCCTCCACCTCGTCGCCGCGGTCCATTCTCTTCTGCACGAACTCCTCGTCGTAAAGCCCACCACTGCAATGCAAAGCATAAAAATCATAAAGTCAAGTTAATTAGACCGTCGACGAACTGCATGCATGCTCAAGAGATTAACAGTCCGTGTTAATCGACCATCGTCTGTCTGTACGTCGTCCTCCGTTGTATGATTGTTCATATTTGTGAGTTATTAATAGTTTGGTCCCACGTTCTTTTTTTTCATTAATATATCGTCCATCATGCTGCGTGCGTGTCGTTTCCACACGGTTTGCACACCTCACGTCGTCACTGTTCCGCAGTTATTAGGTGGTGCCCATCACTGAAAGCTTATGTTTTGGCGTTTTTCCCACGTGCGTTTTATCAGAGCTCCTGACCTGCATGGTCATGCTCACGCCTCCGTGGCCGGGTTCTCACGTGCATGTCCGTGCCTGCGTCTGTATGCTTTTTTTTTTAGGGCTAATGGCAGGTGTTTTGCCTTTTCATTATAGTTCAGGAATTTACAAGGGAAAAGTCTGAAGCCCTAAGGCAGACAAAAGGATATGCTTTCAAGTCTTTAATTTTACTCTTTTTATGCATGTCGTTAGTTACCAGTCTTTATATATGTTTCCTCATCTTATGTATGCACGTACGCACGTACGTTCGTACCTCTCCTTGTAGACGTTGCCGACGACGCCGTCGAAGTCGGAGTAGAAGTTGCGGAGCTTGAGGCTGGCGTTGACCATGGGCCAGATGGGGTTCACCTTGTCCCCGTTGAGGCCCTCCACCCAGTTGGCGCCGATCTCCACGTTGAGCCCGCCAAAGTTGTGCTTGTGCATTCGCCCGCCCACGCGGCCCGTCGCCTCCAGGATCAGCAGGTCCCTCACCCCGGCGTCCCACAGCCGCTTCCCCGCCGAGATCCCTGCACGCACACAAAACAGTATTTGTTGAGATATAAAACGACGACGACGTACGTTCAATGCACGTACTGTATTAGCTAGGGATATTATATATACCGGACATGCCGGCGCCGACTATGATGACCCTGGGGCCTCTGCCGGCGGCGACGAGGGAGGCATGCTGTGCGGCTATCAGCACTAGTGCCGCTATAGCAGTGACGAACCAAGACTTCATCGCGAtctgtctctctctcttctcccctcgTTTGATTAGTTTCGTCCAACGATGGACGCTACTGTGTTAGCTATAGCTAGCGAGGCTGCTGCCCTGCTCTCCAGCCCAGCCGGGCAGTGCACTTATATATACCCACACGAGATGCCTACCATTGTGCCGAAAGAAATATCAGAATTAAAGAAAAATCGGAATTTAAGACGCGGGAACCACACACGTTCCCAAGAGTTAATAATTTGTACCATGGCCACCAAATCCAGTGGTCATGGACGCCTCGACGGAGACAGGGGCCGGTGTGGTGTCGACCTTATCTTATTTGTTTTCCTCGGCGACGAGCCCTTTTTTCTTGTGAAATTGAGTGATTTGGCTAGATTAGACAGCTGTGCAAATCTCCAACGCACAATTTTTTTCATTTATTATGTGTGTTTCCTGCGTTTCATaaagggtgtggctaggtctcagtcgactaagTGTCAGTCAAGTGACGtagtatataaaaaagaaaaaactaaaaaaaatcaaacaaatatAGCGTCGATTGAGACATAACCAAGTCTCAGAGACTTATCAAATCTGTTCCACAAAATTAAGGGAACGTGCTGGTCATGTGGTTTTGTTTGAACAATAGAAAAAGTCGATAAATAGTAACTAAGGGACTGTTGGTTGAGACTAAAGTTTGCCTAAAGTTGGCACACCTAGCTTAGACAAGTTTGACCAATTTAAATGGGTCTCTGGTTTAAGACATACCTCATGCAATATGCATTTTGCTACACTAAGGACCCACATCACTTTAGTGTGGCGAGATTTGTTTTCAATTTTATTGAACTAATCTTATGCAAGTTTGGCGAGATATATGCGGTAAAGTGTGGCATTGTTAATCCTAGAACTAAACAGCCGCTGAATCAAATATGGTGAGAATAGTAAGGAAGCACATCGTTAAAATTAAAAATGAGTGATGCATTTAGGATGTATATTAGCAACGTCGATGTATCTACATCATTCATCTGTTGAAGGTATTGGCTTCATATATACCACGGTTTATGGAGTAGAAGGGCTGACGCGGCACTGTCGGTTCCCCTGCATATTGTGCAATAGATTATATGTATGTGAATCTAAGGATATAGAAGGCTGCTGGGAGGGACGCGGAGTATCGGAGCTTGAGCTCAATGTGCTTGGATGAACAGTAAAAAAACTGACTTTTTTTTGGTAAACTTTGACAAATTTTCTACGTGCTTGCAAATTTTCATCATGAGATCACATTTGTGGAAGGCGtagcaaaaaaacaaaatcagtactccaaaatgcttttgaaagtagcattttcGGAGCATCGATTTGTTTTTTGTCACGCCTTTCTCGAACGTGATCTCATGATGAAAATTTTCAAGCACTTACAAAATTTGTCAAAGTTTACCACAAGAAGGTTAAGAGTTTTTTGGAAGAAaacatttttttgattttactgtttttttagagaaaaggcatacgcccgactttataaataaagccataagGCAAGGTAGCAACAGCATCACAGAAAAGTATCAGACACACCCAAGCCCCAACGCTAGGCGAGACGACGGGGGATAAAGTCAGGTACATGGCTCCCTCGCCagtacacggcacgcaggccggaaGAGAAAGATCCAACTAAAGCTAAAGCATCCAGCCCAAAAGAAGCAATCAAGCATCCTGCTCTTGTCTGCATAACTGAGATGCCGTCGTCCGGATTTTGTCGATCAGCATAGAGAGCGCCTCTTAGTCGTCGACCTTAGTCAATGATTTCCACTGCTGCAGGAAAGCACATGATTTAAATAAGCAGTCAGCCGGTTTAGCCGGAAACACATGCTCGatagtaaatttgttcctagtTGTCCACAGAGACCAGCATAAAGCCCCCAAGCCCACCCAAAAGATGCGCCTAGATACACCGGCGAGGTTGGAGGCCAAGCTGCGCAACCCGGCAAAGGAGGCAGGGGCCCAAGAGACACGAAGCCAGTCCCGCACGCAACTCCAAACAAGCTTAGCCAAATGACAGTGAAAAAAGATATGATCCGAGTCTTCCACATCACCGCAAAGGGCACACAACTCAGAGCCCGGCCCATTTCTCTTACGGATTTGATCAGCCGAGGGCAACCGGCCTCGGAAAGCTTGCCACAAGAAGATTTTAATCATGGGGAAATACGGGCCTTCCGAATTTGGGAAAAACGATTGGTAGGCGTGCCACCAACAAGCTTAGAATAAAGAGACTTAACAGAAAAACGCCTAGAGGCAGAAAGCGGCCAAAGCACCGAAACCCTAACCGTCGAGAGCGTTGGGAAGAGGGCAGTAAGACGTTGCCAATCTTCAAACTCTACAGGCGACAGAGAGCGACGAAAGGCCAGGTTCCACCCCTGGGACGCAAAATAGAAATATTAGGATCAGAGCAGTAAGAGAAAAGGGTAGGGAAGGTCACCGAGAGAGGTGAATCTCCACACCACCAGTCAAGCCAAAACCTAATCGAGGATCCGTCCCCAACATCAAACTTAACGAAAGATTGAAAAACAGGTCTAACTTTGACCAGAGACTTCCAGAACTGAGAGCCACCACGCGCCAAGGCAAACATCGGGCTCGAAGACGGAAAATATTTAGCCTTAAGGATCGACAACCAAAGGGGTTGATCCTCAGCActcataatcttccaccaccatttaatcatCAAGCATTGATTCATGATGGAAGTATTAAGAATTCCTAACCCCCCAAGGTTTTTGGGCCTACACATCAATTTCCATTTGACGAAGCGATATTTGCGACGATTGTCCGCTGCATTCCAGTAGAACGCCCCACGGTGTTTATCAAAACCAGCATGAATCCCAGCCGACAAGAGATAGAAGCTCATAAGGAACATGGGGAGGGAGGAGAGGCAAGCATTAATTAGAGCCACTTTACCCGCATTTGTATTATATCTACCTCGTCAGGGAAGGACCCTGTTCCCCACCTTTGTGACTACCGggagattttactgttcatccaaGCTCATTTGAGCTGGAGCTCAGAAGGGTACTTTCGTGCTGGGAGACTTTCTTCCTGCATCTCACAACCCATGTCAAGATGATCAAGGTGATACAGTGTCTATACGAAGACATACGTATGCATGCATATGTTTCGAACCCTAACTCCTCGGTACTCTTCCTTTCCCATCCTCCCTTGCCCTTGACAGTGCATGTGTTGGGGTTCAGATTGCATGTTACCATCCAGATCCAGCGAGCTCTTGGCTGACAGGGGGGCCCAGATCTTATCGCCTAGCTCAAGATACAGGGTCATGGTGGCTTTGGGTGCCATGGT
Protein-coding regions in this window:
- the LOC123168039 gene encoding polyamine oxidase 7; this encodes MKSWFVTAIAALVLIAAQHASLVAAGRGPRVIIVGAGMSGISAGKRLWDAGVRDLLILEATGRVGGRMHKHNFGGLNVEIGANWVEGLNGDKVNPIWPMVNASLKLRNFYSDFDGVVGNVYKESGGLYDEEFVQKRMDRGDEVEELGGKLAAEMDPSGRDDISILAMQRLFNHQPNGPATPVDMVLDYFRYDYEFAEPPRVTSLQGTEPTATFADFGDDANFVADQRGFETLIYHIAGQYLRSDKSGNIVDPRVKLNKVVREISYDQRGVVVTTEDNSAYSADYVIVSASIGVLQSDLIQFKPQLPAWKILAIYRFDMGVYTKIFLKFPRKFWPTGPGKQFFVYASSRRGYYGMWQSFEQEYPGANVLMVTVTDVESRRIEQQPDNVTMAEAVGVLRNMFPDRDVPDATDIYVPRWWSNRFFKGSYSNWPVGVNRYEYDQLRAPVGGRVYFTGEHTSEHYNGYVHGAYLAGIDSADILMNKVLNNVEFKVRPKYDEEQKAEAK